A portion of the Geitlerinema sp. PCC 9228 genome contains these proteins:
- the ylqF gene encoding ribosome biogenesis GTPase YlqF — translation MTPKIQWYPGHIAKAEKALREQLKLVDVVLEVRDARIPLATHHRDVPQWSGDKARILVVNRVDAISPPQRDRWQKWFASQGEKPYFTNAQQGKGVAGVAKAAQACGQEVNKKRTRRGMRPRAVRAVVVGFPNVGKSALINRLLRRRAVASARRPGVTRQLQWVRLSDKLELLDAPGVIPAQLADQEQALKLAICDDIGTAAYDNQRVAAELVELLKNFPNEEKDASMAALRDRYHIDPEPVSGEMFLYQFAEHRHQGDGERAAVALLNDFRQGKLGKCCLEYPPFDR, via the coding sequence ATGACACCCAAAATTCAATGGTATCCCGGTCACATTGCCAAGGCGGAAAAAGCCCTGCGCGAACAGTTGAAATTGGTGGATGTGGTTTTGGAAGTACGGGATGCGCGCATTCCCCTAGCCACCCACCACCGCGACGTGCCCCAGTGGAGCGGCGATAAAGCCCGGATTTTGGTGGTCAATCGCGTGGATGCCATTTCCCCACCCCAACGCGATCGCTGGCAAAAATGGTTTGCCAGTCAAGGAGAAAAACCTTACTTTACCAATGCCCAACAGGGAAAAGGGGTAGCAGGGGTTGCCAAAGCTGCCCAAGCCTGTGGCCAGGAGGTTAACAAGAAACGCACCCGGCGGGGTATGCGCCCTCGCGCCGTCAGAGCGGTGGTGGTGGGCTTTCCCAATGTGGGCAAATCCGCTTTAATCAATCGTTTGTTGCGGCGGCGGGCGGTAGCCAGTGCCAGACGCCCCGGTGTGACCCGCCAGTTACAATGGGTACGCCTATCTGATAAATTGGAACTTTTGGATGCCCCTGGGGTGATTCCCGCCCAGCTAGCCGACCAAGAGCAAGCTTTGAAACTGGCGATTTGCGACGATATTGGCACGGCAGCCTACGATAACCAACGGGTGGCGGCGGAATTGGTAGAGCTGCTGAAAAATTTCCCCAACGAGGAAAAAGACGCATCCATGGCAGCTTTGCGCGATCGCTATCACATAGATCCGGAACCCGTCAGCGGGGAAATGTTTTTGTATCAATTCGCCGAACATCGCCACCAGGGGGATGGGGAACGAGCAGCGGTAGCTCTGCTCAACGACTTTCGCCAAGGCAAACTTGGGAAATGTTGTCTGGAATATCCCCCATTTGACCGATAA
- a CDS encoding ferrochelatase has product MVATEETIQNQTQQDSENNRVAVLLMGYGEVESYDEFANYNEQALNLLTAKFAPVPTWVYPLLAKLLALFDFHEWNHQHDSFISPHNSIFEKQRAGIEQQLQQRWGSRVQVFKAYNFCKPFLPHQVLEQIRGEGFDKLLIYPLLVVDSIFTSGIAVEQVNKALEAQKDTTEHWVKNIRYIPSFYNQPDYLDLMARMVEEKVASELSDKYLRSQIGIILMNHGCPMKAKGFTSGVTESEALYEQVRERLINRYPLISVGWLNHDTPLIEWTQPDVKTAGDNLIQLGAKALVFMPIGFATENHETLLDVDHIIHELQHQHSDITYIQMPCVNDRPEFLRMASDWADTQIEALLSEDSVNINPSLAQPGTHHHHHH; this is encoded by the coding sequence GTGGTTGCCACCGAAGAAACAATTCAAAATCAAACCCAGCAAGACTCGGAGAACAATCGAGTAGCCGTCTTATTGATGGGATATGGGGAAGTGGAAAGCTACGACGAATTTGCCAATTATAACGAACAGGCCTTAAACCTGCTGACGGCGAAGTTTGCTCCGGTTCCCACGTGGGTGTATCCGCTGCTGGCTAAATTACTGGCCTTATTTGACTTCCACGAATGGAACCACCAACACGATAGTTTTATTTCCCCCCACAATTCGATTTTTGAAAAACAACGGGCGGGCATTGAACAACAGCTGCAGCAACGTTGGGGCTCGCGCGTTCAAGTATTTAAAGCATACAACTTTTGCAAACCCTTTTTACCCCACCAAGTTCTCGAACAAATCCGTGGGGAAGGTTTTGATAAACTGCTGATTTATCCCCTGTTGGTGGTCGATTCTATCTTTACCAGCGGCATTGCCGTAGAACAGGTCAACAAAGCGTTGGAAGCCCAAAAAGACACCACCGAACACTGGGTAAAAAATATCCGCTACATTCCTTCCTTTTACAACCAACCCGATTATCTAGATTTAATGGCGCGGATGGTGGAGGAGAAAGTAGCCAGCGAACTGTCAGATAAATACCTGCGATCGCAAATTGGCATCATCCTCATGAACCACGGCTGCCCCATGAAAGCCAAAGGATTTACCTCTGGGGTTACCGAAAGCGAAGCCCTCTACGAACAAGTGCGGGAACGCCTCATCAACCGTTATCCGCTGATTTCTGTAGGTTGGCTCAACCACGATACCCCCCTCATCGAATGGACGCAACCGGACGTCAAAACCGCCGGCGATAACTTAATTCAGCTGGGCGCAAAAGCATTGGTGTTCATGCCCATCGGGTTTGCCACCGAAAACCACGAAACCCTCTTAGACGTGGACCACATTATCCACGAACTCCAGCACCAACACTCGGACATTACTTACATTCAAATGCCTTGTGTCAACGATCGCCCGGAATTTTTGCGCATGGCATCCGACTGGGCAGACACGCAAATCGAAGCTCTACTAAGCGAAGACAGCGTTAACATCAATCCCAGCTTAGCCCAGCCCGGTACCCATCACCACCACCATCACTAA
- a CDS encoding transposase, translating into MPADVEVPQPSITGAELRRSSGHAIGLDVGLESHLATSEGGLIDNPRLFVKASGKLKWLQPKLNP; encoded by the coding sequence GTGCCAGCTGATGTAGAGGTTCCCCAACCATCTATAACTGGTGCTGAGCTACGCCGAAGCAGCGGTCATGCCATCGGATTGGATGTGGGGTTGGAAAGCCATTTGGCTACCAGCGAGGGTGGATTGATTGACAACCCACGATTGTTCGTGAAGGCTTCTGGCAAGCTGAAATGGCTGCAACCAAAGCTCAACCCGTAG
- a CDS encoding BCD family MFS transporter, giving the protein MEPAKESPTDAPVVPNINLFTMFRLGLFQMGLGIMSLLTLGVLNRVMIDELKVPALIASGALAMHQVVAPARVWFGQMSDAKPILGTHRTGYVWIGAALFTSVSFLAVQVVWQLGNSMASAGELTNTTYAWAGVLALVFTVYGLALSASSTPFAALLVDISDEENRSQLIGIVWSMLMVGIIVGAVISSILLEPLTLDTPVAQMQDSITSLFVFVPAIVFAIAIVSTVGIESKYSRYANRSSVRDREDSVTLGKALKVLTASRQTGFFFTFLLVMTVSLFMQEAVLEPYGGEVFGMPISETTKLNAFWGTGTLIGLSGTGFLITPRLGKHKTTRLGCLLSAGTFAIIILAGLTHNPQFLQYALLLFGLALGMTTTGALSLMLDLTVAETAGTFIGAWGLAQAIARALATVFGGAVLDFGKWILVQVRGVTDVTQIPEPELLPAYAVVFGLQAAGMLLAVWFLSRVNIKEFRDNSKRAVMAVIESDLD; this is encoded by the coding sequence ATGGAACCAGCAAAGGAATCTCCGACGGATGCCCCTGTTGTTCCCAATATCAATTTGTTTACCATGTTCCGTCTGGGTTTGTTTCAGATGGGATTGGGCATCATGTCTCTGTTAACCCTGGGTGTATTAAACCGGGTGATGATTGATGAGTTGAAAGTGCCGGCTTTGATTGCCTCAGGAGCACTCGCCATGCACCAAGTGGTGGCACCAGCGAGGGTTTGGTTCGGCCAAATGTCGGATGCCAAGCCGATTTTGGGCACCCATCGTACTGGCTATGTCTGGATCGGTGCAGCGTTGTTTACCAGTGTTTCTTTTTTGGCGGTGCAAGTGGTTTGGCAGTTGGGTAATAGCATGGCGAGTGCTGGAGAACTCACCAATACCACCTACGCTTGGGCAGGGGTTTTGGCTTTGGTGTTTACCGTTTACGGTTTGGCACTCAGTGCGAGTTCGACGCCTTTTGCTGCCTTGCTGGTGGATATTTCCGATGAAGAGAACCGTTCCCAGCTCATTGGCATTGTTTGGTCGATGCTGATGGTGGGGATTATTGTGGGGGCGGTGATTAGCAGTATTTTGTTGGAACCGCTGACCCTGGATACGCCGGTTGCCCAAATGCAAGATTCGATTACCAGTTTGTTTGTGTTTGTGCCGGCGATTGTGTTTGCGATCGCAATTGTTTCGACGGTGGGGATAGAATCGAAATATTCCCGCTATGCCAACCGTTCCAGCGTTCGCGATCGCGAAGATAGCGTTACTTTGGGCAAAGCGTTGAAGGTGCTGACCGCCAGCCGCCAGACAGGTTTCTTTTTTACGTTTCTGTTGGTCATGACCGTGAGTTTGTTCATGCAGGAAGCGGTGTTGGAACCCTACGGCGGTGAAGTGTTTGGCATGCCTATTTCGGAAACGACGAAATTAAATGCTTTTTGGGGCACCGGAACCCTCATTGGCTTGAGTGGTACGGGATTTTTGATTACCCCGCGTTTGGGCAAACATAAAACGACCCGGTTGGGTTGTTTGCTTTCTGCCGGTACGTTTGCGATCATTATTTTGGCTGGCTTGACCCACAATCCTCAGTTTCTCCAATATGCTTTGTTGCTGTTTGGTTTGGCGTTGGGGATGACGACAACTGGAGCGTTAAGCCTCATGCTGGATTTGACGGTAGCGGAAACTGCCGGTACGTTTATCGGTGCTTGGGGATTGGCACAAGCGATCGCCCGTGCTTTGGCAACGGTTTTTGGCGGTGCGGTTTTGGATTTTGGCAAATGGATTTTGGTACAAGTACGCGGCGTGACGGATGTTACGCAGATTCCCGAACCGGAGTTGCTGCCAGCCTATGCTGTTGTGTTTGGTTTGCAGGCGGCAGGGATGCTCTTAGCAGTATGGTTTTTAAGTCGGGTGAATATCAAAGAGTTTCGCGACAATTCCAAACGTGCGGTCATGGCGGTCATTGAAAGCGATTTGGATTAG
- a CDS encoding universal stress protein — protein MFKNILFPIDQSREAREAANMVTQLVNTFNSELHILSVVETTSNEEPPASGDSSMTSEKEVNELLQNAKDMFSQVGIEAKIIEREGKPAFVICDVADEIEADLIVMGSRGGGIVEPETSESVSTRVISFSPCPVLVIP, from the coding sequence ATGTTTAAAAACATCTTATTTCCCATAGACCAAAGTCGAGAAGCTCGCGAAGCAGCCAACATGGTAACCCAGTTGGTGAACACCTTTAACAGCGAACTACACATCCTCTCGGTGGTAGAAACCACTTCCAACGAAGAACCCCCCGCCAGTGGCGACAGCAGCATGACTTCTGAAAAAGAAGTCAACGAACTGCTCCAAAATGCCAAAGATATGTTTTCCCAAGTCGGCATTGAAGCCAAAATCATCGAACGGGAGGGCAAACCGGCTTTTGTCATTTGCGATGTCGCCGATGAAATCGAAGCCGACTTAATTGTCATGGGCAGTCGCGGCGGTGGCATTGTCGAACCGGAAACTTCCGAAAGTGTTAGCACCCGGGTAATTAGTTTTTCCCCTTGCCCGGTATTGGTGATTCCCTAA
- the rppA gene encoding two-component system response regulator RppA — protein sequence MRILLVDDEVELTDPLYRVLTKEGYDVDVAYDGTTGVEMAAQGSYDLFILDWLMPGKSGLQLCQELRERGDTTPVLFLTAKDTLDDRVAGLDAGADDYIVKPFELRELLARVRASLRRSEPSQRDVKNDRLQVADLRLDRENQLAYRGDRKIELSEKETRLLELFLSHPGQLLTHTQIYQHLWSDSDRPSSNVLAALVRLLRRKIAKKGEPQLIQSVYGKGYRLQDSQES from the coding sequence ATGCGTATTTTGTTGGTGGATGACGAAGTGGAACTAACCGATCCGTTGTATCGCGTGCTGACGAAGGAAGGCTATGATGTGGATGTTGCCTACGATGGCACCACGGGGGTGGAAATGGCAGCACAGGGTAGCTACGATTTGTTTATTTTGGATTGGTTGATGCCGGGCAAGTCGGGGTTGCAGCTTTGTCAGGAGTTGCGCGAGCGAGGGGATACCACGCCGGTTTTGTTTCTGACGGCGAAGGATACTTTAGATGACCGGGTGGCTGGTTTGGATGCGGGGGCAGATGATTATATTGTCAAGCCTTTTGAACTGCGGGAGTTGCTGGCGCGGGTGCGTGCTAGTTTGCGACGCAGCGAACCTTCCCAGCGAGATGTGAAAAACGATCGTCTCCAGGTGGCGGATTTGCGCTTGGATCGGGAAAACCAATTGGCTTATCGCGGCGATCGCAAAATCGAACTTTCGGAAAAGGAAACCCGCTTGTTAGAGTTGTTTCTTTCCCATCCCGGACAGCTGCTTACCCATACACAAATCTACCAACATCTATGGTCGGACAGCGATCGCCCTAGTAGCAATGTACTGGCGGCTTTGGTGCGTTTGCTCCGCCGCAAAATTGCTAAAAAAGGAGAACCCCAACTGATTCAGTCGGTATACGGGAAAGGATATCGGCTGCAAGATAGTCAAGAAAGCTGA
- a CDS encoding ABC transporter ATP-binding protein, with the protein MTISDATLQNRPSQRENDWRLFLRLVPYARRHKKLLLSSILLLFPLSFAGAVQPILVGQAVSLIRGEETFFLLEGKTIPEGLNLLSILLLLTVVLRMVLEASQGFLVQKVGQQITTDIRNDLFRHVTSLASSFFDRTPVGKLITRLTSDVNALGEVFSTGAIGVITDLFSIVILAVAMFAVQWQLASMLVLMLFPVAGVVMYFQNQYRKANYRVREELSSLNAMLQENITGINIVQLFGRQRYNSEMFRENNQRYIEQVDRTIFHDASVSAILEWISLVAIAAVLWAGGSLVLEDALTFGTLSTFILFAQRLFNPLRQFAEKFTAIQAGFTAIERISDILNQPIEIRDPEENRQQLEVHSTRRGEIRFENVSFGYKPNEYVLKNLNFTIEPGEKVAIVGPTGAGKSSVIRLLCRLYETTEGRVLVDGIDVRNLPQAELRRHVGVILQDGFVFSGDIKSNIALGENYSCEQIREAAQKTKVDRSIEKLPQGYDTKLRQRGTNLSGGQKQLLAFARVAVRDPQILVLDEATASLDVATEALVQSALDQLLENRTAIIIAHRLSTIRKADRIFVFKQGELVEAGTHEELIRQKGVYASLYELQQLGT; encoded by the coding sequence ATGACTATTTCCGATGCCACCTTACAAAATCGACCTTCCCAGCGCGAAAACGACTGGCGCTTATTTTTGCGGTTGGTGCCCTATGCCCGCCGCCATAAAAAACTATTGCTATCTTCCATTTTATTACTATTTCCTTTATCCTTTGCCGGTGCCGTCCAACCCATTTTGGTGGGGCAAGCGGTTTCCCTCATTCGCGGCGAAGAAACATTTTTCTTACTAGAAGGCAAAACCATTCCCGAAGGTTTAAACCTACTGTCGATTCTGCTTTTGCTAACCGTCGTTTTGCGCATGGTCTTGGAAGCTTCCCAAGGATTTTTGGTGCAAAAAGTCGGGCAGCAGATTACCACCGATATTCGCAACGACTTATTTCGCCATGTCACCTCCCTGGCTTCTAGCTTTTTCGATCGCACCCCTGTAGGCAAACTGATTACCCGACTCACCAGCGACGTTAACGCCTTGGGGGAAGTATTTTCCACCGGTGCCATTGGCGTCATTACCGATTTGTTTTCCATTGTCATCCTTGCCGTTGCCATGTTCGCCGTGCAGTGGCAGCTTGCCAGCATGCTGGTATTGATGCTTTTTCCCGTAGCCGGCGTAGTCATGTATTTCCAAAACCAATACCGCAAAGCCAACTATCGGGTGCGCGAAGAACTATCCAGCCTCAACGCCATGCTCCAGGAAAATATTACCGGCATTAACATCGTACAGCTGTTTGGGCGGCAACGGTACAACAGCGAAATGTTTCGGGAAAACAACCAACGCTACATCGAACAAGTCGATCGGACCATTTTCCACGATGCTTCCGTATCCGCCATTTTAGAATGGATTTCCTTAGTCGCGATCGCAGCCGTGTTGTGGGCTGGTGGCAGCCTAGTTTTAGAAGACGCCCTCACCTTTGGTACCCTCTCCACCTTTATTCTATTTGCCCAACGTCTGTTCAACCCTTTACGTCAATTCGCAGAAAAATTCACCGCCATCCAAGCGGGATTTACCGCCATCGAACGCATTAGCGACATTCTCAACCAACCCATCGAAATTCGCGATCCTGAAGAAAACCGCCAGCAGCTAGAAGTTCACAGCACCCGTCGCGGCGAAATTCGCTTTGAAAACGTTTCCTTTGGCTACAAACCCAACGAATACGTACTCAAAAACTTAAACTTTACCATCGAACCCGGGGAAAAAGTGGCCATTGTTGGTCCTACCGGTGCCGGCAAAAGTTCGGTTATTCGCCTGCTATGCCGCCTTTACGAAACCACCGAAGGTCGGGTTTTGGTCGATGGTATTGACGTGCGCAACCTACCCCAAGCCGAACTGCGACGCCACGTCGGGGTCATTCTTCAAGATGGATTTGTTTTTTCTGGAGACATCAAAAGCAATATTGCCCTCGGCGAAAACTATTCCTGCGAGCAAATCCGAGAAGCCGCCCAAAAAACCAAAGTCGATCGCTCGATCGAAAAATTACCCCAAGGGTACGATACCAAACTCCGACAGCGCGGCACCAATTTATCCGGCGGTCAAAAGCAACTGCTAGCCTTTGCCCGGGTTGCCGTTCGCGATCCTCAAATTCTGGTATTGGATGAAGCAACCGCTAGTTTGGATGTCGCCACCGAAGCGTTGGTTCAGTCAGCTTTGGATCAATTGCTGGAAAACCGCACGGCTATTATTATCGCCCACCGGCTGTCTACCATCCGTAAAGCCGATCGCATTTTCGTTTTCAAGCAAGGGGAACTGGTGGAAGCCGGCACCCACGAAGAACTGATACGCCAAAAAGGGGTGTATGCCAGTTTGTACGAGTTACAGCAGTTGGGAACGTAG